A window of the Henckelia pumila isolate YLH828 chromosome 3, ASM3356847v2, whole genome shotgun sequence genome harbors these coding sequences:
- the LOC140891421 gene encoding rhodanese-like domain-containing protein 4A, chloroplastic isoform X2 has product MESISKFPSATASPPLQNPFKSLKPQIPAFNHSPVRNFTPISVHFPRTHPPPTTEANFPIPQSSTSHHIISNLVNINPHFFLPFLAFPFPLSCLASEAAPEQVSNKINLESIVISIDDFFTNYPFFVPSVFFIWLIAIPLTEEYLQKYKFVSAINAFRKLQDDPSCQLLDIRDRKSLAYLNSPNLKILNKSVLQVEFRLGDENGFVKNVLKNFEEPANATVCVIDNFDGNSIQVAELLVKNGFKEAYAVRGGIRGKKGWQEIQETLLPTSVHIYPKKKSKLSNRLGTNGGILRQDKNISDSTSVAPSSVKNSSEVIDSKDFGSASPAVQSKVSRIKTSIFPNSFEA; this is encoded by the exons ATGGAGTCCATCTCCAAATTCCCCTCTGCGACGGCTTCTCCACCTCTCCAAAACCCTTTCAAATCCCTAAAACCCCAAATTCCAGCCTTCAATCACTCTCCCGTACGCAATTTCACTCCAATTTCTGTCCATTTCCCCCGAACCCATCCTCCTCCCACCACGGAAGCAAATTTCCCAATTCCACAATCTTCGACATCACACCACATCATATCAAATCTTGTTAACATAAATCCCCACTTTTTCCTTCCTTTTCTTGCATTCCCTTTTCCACTTTCTTGCCTTGCCTCTGAAGCTGCTCCCGAACAAGTATCGAACAAGATTAACTTGGAATCGATTGTGATTTCCATTGATGACTTTTTCACCAACTACCCTTTTTTTGTCCCCTCTGTTTTTTTCATTTGGCTTATTGCGATCCCTTTGACTGAGGAGTACTTGCAGAAGTACAAGTTCGTGTCCGCCATTAATGCGTTTCGGAAGCTGCAGGATGACCCCAGCTGCCAGCTCTTAGATATTAGGGACCGTAAGAGTTTGGCGTACTTGAATTCGCCCAATTTGAAAATCTTGAACAAGAGTGTGCTCCAGGTTGAGTTTCGCCTGGGAGATGAAAATGGTTTTGTGAAGAATGTTTTGAAGAACTTTGAAGAGCCTGCAAATGCTACTGTTTGTGTTATAGACAA TTTTGATGGTAACTCAATCCAAGTTGCTGAGTTATTGGTGAAAAATGGTTTTAAAGAAGCTTATGCGGTAAGGGGAGGCATTAGGGGCAAAAAAGGATGGCAG GAAATACAGGAAACTCTCCTACCTACATCCGTTCACATCTACCCGAAGAAGAAGTCCAAATTATCCAACCGACTCGGAACAAATGGAGGGATACTACGACAGGATAAAAATATCAGCGACTCAACCTCTGTTGCACCTTCCAGTGTCAAGAACAGTAGTGAAGTGATTGATAGCAAAGATTTTGGTTCTGCTAGTCCTGCAGTGCAGTCAAAAG TATCCAGAATTAAAACCTCCATCTTCCCCAACTCCTTCGAGGCCTAA
- the LOC140891421 gene encoding rhodanese-like domain-containing protein 4A, chloroplastic isoform X1 encodes MESISKFPSATASPPLQNPFKSLKPQIPAFNHSPVRNFTPISVHFPRTHPPPTTEANFPIPQSSTSHHIISNLVNINPHFFLPFLAFPFPLSCLASEAAPEQVSNKINLESIVISIDDFFTNYPFFVPSVFFIWLIAIPLTEEYLQKYKFVSAINAFRKLQDDPSCQLLDIRDRKSLAYLNSPNLKILNKSVLQVEFRLGDENGFVKNVLKNFEEPANATVCVIDNFDGNSIQVAELLVKNGFKEAYAVRGGIRGKKGWQEIQETLLPTSVHIYPKKKSKLSNRLGTNGGILRQDKNISDSTSVAPSSVKNSSEVIDSKDFGSASPAVQSKGHSRPSSPYPNYPELKPPSSPTPSRPK; translated from the exons ATGGAGTCCATCTCCAAATTCCCCTCTGCGACGGCTTCTCCACCTCTCCAAAACCCTTTCAAATCCCTAAAACCCCAAATTCCAGCCTTCAATCACTCTCCCGTACGCAATTTCACTCCAATTTCTGTCCATTTCCCCCGAACCCATCCTCCTCCCACCACGGAAGCAAATTTCCCAATTCCACAATCTTCGACATCACACCACATCATATCAAATCTTGTTAACATAAATCCCCACTTTTTCCTTCCTTTTCTTGCATTCCCTTTTCCACTTTCTTGCCTTGCCTCTGAAGCTGCTCCCGAACAAGTATCGAACAAGATTAACTTGGAATCGATTGTGATTTCCATTGATGACTTTTTCACCAACTACCCTTTTTTTGTCCCCTCTGTTTTTTTCATTTGGCTTATTGCGATCCCTTTGACTGAGGAGTACTTGCAGAAGTACAAGTTCGTGTCCGCCATTAATGCGTTTCGGAAGCTGCAGGATGACCCCAGCTGCCAGCTCTTAGATATTAGGGACCGTAAGAGTTTGGCGTACTTGAATTCGCCCAATTTGAAAATCTTGAACAAGAGTGTGCTCCAGGTTGAGTTTCGCCTGGGAGATGAAAATGGTTTTGTGAAGAATGTTTTGAAGAACTTTGAAGAGCCTGCAAATGCTACTGTTTGTGTTATAGACAA TTTTGATGGTAACTCAATCCAAGTTGCTGAGTTATTGGTGAAAAATGGTTTTAAAGAAGCTTATGCGGTAAGGGGAGGCATTAGGGGCAAAAAAGGATGGCAG GAAATACAGGAAACTCTCCTACCTACATCCGTTCACATCTACCCGAAGAAGAAGTCCAAATTATCCAACCGACTCGGAACAAATGGAGGGATACTACGACAGGATAAAAATATCAGCGACTCAACCTCTGTTGCACCTTCCAGTGTCAAGAACAGTAGTGAAGTGATTGATAGCAAAGATTTTGGTTCTGCTAGTCCTGCAGTGCAGTCAAAAGGTCATTCACGACCATCATCTCCATACCCGAAC TATCCAGAATTAAAACCTCCATCTTCCCCAACTCCTTCGAGGCCTAAGTAA